A window of bacterium genomic DNA:
CGGCCAGATTGGGATGTGCCACAAGACCCTTGAAGACCCTCTGGAATGCCTCAAAACTCTCCCCTCTTCCCCCCATGCCGCAACCTTCTGCGTGCACCAGGGCAACTACACCGTCCACACCAGGGTGATACTCTGTCTTGAATCTTTCGGCTATGGCTCTGGCCACAGTGGCCGAACAGTTCACACTGGACAATATGGCTATGTAGTTGCGGGTTCCCACCTTTCCACTCTTTCTCAGGATCCCCTGAAATGTTACCCTTTTTTGGGGTGAGACAAACTCATGCTCTTTGAGGCAGGACCCGGGGGCGTAATCCTTGTGGTAATCGCCTACAACCAGGTTGTGGGTGTGCACATGAGCCCCCGGGGGGATCAGCCGGGAAGCCAGGCCTATTATCTGGTCATACTTTATTACAGGATCCCCCTTGGCAATCAGGGATACGGCCAGTTTGTGGCCAGCCTCCACTTTTTCCATGCATGTTATTTTCTCTTCTGGAACAAGATCTCCTGGGGCCAGGTTCCTCCTGGCTACCACCACATTGTCCCTGGGGTGCAATCTGATCACCGATGGCAGCTCGCCCATTTTCCCAAATCCTCTCCATGGCTGTTTGAATGATATGACTTAAGCGAGGGCCTTTTCGCTTCGGATGTGGAAAAGGTGTAGTCTCTCCAAAGAGGGCATGAGCACGAGAGCCTCTCCAGGCCTTACCTGCACATTTCGTCCCACACCGGCAATCAAAGATACCCCTTCGGCATCCACGTCCACATAGGTCTCGTTCCCTATGGGCTCCACCACTTCCACCACCGAGCGAATTGTTCTGCCGGCCACGTGCTCCTGCACAGGCCTCAGATCCTCAGGCCGGATCCCGACTATGATCTCATCCTCCCTGTAACCATCCAGGGCTGCAAGCTTGTTCTGAGGCAGATCTATACGAACAGAACCCTTGCACAAACATACCGAGTCCCCCTGCCTTTTCACTGCAGCCTGAAAAAAATTCATGGAAGGGCTGCCCAGGAAACCGGCCACAAAGGTATTGGCCGGAAAGTTATAAAGCTCCAGGGGAGTCCCAACCTGCTGGATGAGCCCGTCCTTCATCACCACTATCCGGTCCCCCATGGTCATGGCTTCTACCTGATCGTGAGTCACGTACACGGCCGTGGTGGAAAGCCGGCTGTGCAGCTTCTTGAGTTCAAGTCTGGTCTGAACCCTCAACTTGGCATCCAGGTTGGACAGGGGCTCATCAAAGAGAAAGACCTGGGGCTTTCTCACTATGGCCCTTCCCAGGGCCACCCTTTGCCTTTGCCCTCCTGAGAGCTGTTTGGGCTTTCTATGGAGCAATTCTCCTATTCCAAGTATTTCCGCTGCCTCCTGGACTCTCCTGCGGATCTCCTCCTTGGGGGTTTTTCTCATCTCCAGACCGAAGGCCATGTTCTCATAAACGCTCATGTGCGGATAAAGGGCGTAGTTCTGAAAGACCATGGCGATGTTGCGATCCCTGGCGGGAACTCGGTTCACCAACCTCTCGCCTATGAATATCCTGCCGCTGGTTATTTCCTCCAGCCCGGCAATCATCCTCAGGGTTGTGGTCTTCCCGCAGCCACTTGGGCCCACCAAGACAACAAACTCCTTGTCCTGGATGAAAAGGTCGAAATCTTTCACGGCCACCACATCCTCAAATTTCTTGCAAACACTCTCGAGCCTGACCTCGGCCATTTTTAAGTCACTCCTTGAGGGCACCGGTCATTCCGGCCACATAATGCTCCACAAAAAAAGAATACACCAGAGCCACAGGTACAGAGGCGCAAAGAGCACCTGCCATGAGCGGCCCCCAATGATAAACATCACCGCGAACCAGCTCTGTCACCAGTCCTATGGGCACGGTCTTGCTAGAGGTCTCAGATATGAAAGCCAGGGCATATATGTATTCATTCCATGACAGAGTAAAGCAAAAGATTGCGGCCGAAAGGATGCCGGGCAGACACAGGGGAAGGATGATGGTCCTGAATATACGCACCCGGCTGGCACCGTCTATCATGGCGCACTCTTCCATCTCCTTGGGAATGGACTTGAAATAGCCCATCAAGAGCCATGTGCAGAAAGGAATCAGAAAGGTGGGATAGGTCAGAACCAGAGACCAAAGGGAATCCCACAGCTTCAGTTGGAAGATCACGTGGGCTAGGGGGATGAAGAGAATGGTCTGAGGTATGAGATAGCTCAAGAATATGCCCACACCCGTTGGCTGGGATGTTCTGAAACGTAGTCTTTGGATGGCATAAGCGGCAAGAAGGCTGGCCCCTAGGGCTATCAGGGTGGACAGTATGGCCACAAAGAAGGTGTTGGCCATCCACTTGAGAAAGATGGTCTTGGTGAAGAGGTGGACTATGTTGTCCAGAGTAGGACTGTGGATGTAAAAGGGATTCAGCTCCAAGTTGTACATTTCCTTGTCAGACTTGAAGACAGTGTTGACCATCCAGTAGAAGGGGAAGAGCAGGAAGAAGAGGTAGAGCGCCAGAGGAATGTAGAACTTCAGCGCCTTGGATCTGGCCCTCTCCCCAACCATGCTTCTCAATCCTCCCTTCTGAGGTACTTGAAGCTAATGAGCACGCACACCACCAGTATGGGCAGCATAAAATTGGAAATGGCTGCCCCCTCTCCGAAATGTCCCCCTGCCATGGCCCTCTGAAAGGAGAGTGTCCCGAAAACGTGAGTGGCCCCGGCTGGCCCTCCCTTGGTGATGATCCAGATCAACTGAAAGTCTGCAAAGGTCCATATGGTGGAAAAAGCTGTGACCACAGCCAGCAAAGGTGTTATGAGGGGAAGAGTGATCTTGCGGAACTTGGCCCAGGAACTGGCCCCATCCAGATCCGCGGCCTCGTACAGCTCCGGGCTTATGGTTTGAAGCCCTGCCAAAAGCCCTATGGTGAAAAATGGTATGCCCCTCCAAACATTGGCTGCGATCAAGGAGAACCTGGCATTCCAGGGATCACCCAGGAAGTTGATCATGTTCTCTATGAGCCCGAGCCTCATGAGCACCCAAGAAATACCGCTAAAGGTGGAATCATAGAGCCACCAGAAACAAATGGCGCTCAAGGCTGTGGGCACTATCCAAGGCAACAGAACTATGGCTCTAACCAGGCCCTTGGCCTTGAAATCCCTGTTCAAAACCACTGCCAGTCCTATGCCCAGGATGGCCTTTAGAAGCACTGCCACCACGGTGTAAAGAAAGGTGTTGAAAACCGTGAGCCAAAAGGCCGGGTCATCTAGCAACTCTTGGTAGTTCTCCAGCCCCACAAAGGAGCCTTCCCGGCCCACGACCGTATCCGTGAAACCCAACCAAAGCCCCAGGATAAAAGGATACGCCAGAAAGATCAGAAGGATGAGCTCTGCCGGGGCCACGAACAAAAAACCCAGAACATTAGGATTCTCTAGAGCCCTGGAAAGCTTCCCTCTGATGCCTGAGTGGATCACAGAGGCTTCTGAAGCCGCAACTTCCACCAAACCCTCCTCTGGCCAGATTACCTGCCCGGATCCTTGAGGCTTGGCCGCTACCCCAAACCAGTACCAGGATTCAGCCTGCTCCCCCAAGGCTTAACAAGAATCTCTTTGAAATCAAATAGAGTCATCCCAAGATGCAGCAAACTTAACCCGCGTTATTCACGGATCCCGAGCAAACCAGGCCAGGCTCGCAGAAAACCAGAGCCCGGGTTGCCCCGGACTCCGGCAAAAACTCCTGGCCCCTGTCTTCAACCCTTCTTCTTGGTCTTCACCTTGTAAGCCTTGACTATTGCCTTTTCGGCTATGTCTATGGCTTTGTCAGCAGACATGCCTCTGGCGCAGTAATTGGCGAACAGGTCCACAACCACGTATTCGGCCATGACCGCTGCCGAGGCCGGCCCGATGGGACCTTCGTAACCATTCCAAAGCATGTTTTTCATGCAATCTCTGTAAACCGTGTGTTTTGGGTCTTCTGTCCATACCGGCAAATCTCTGTAGGCCTTAAGAGAAGGCGTCACATAGCCTCTCATGGCGTTTATCCATGGCCCGCACTGCTCGGCCTCCAGCATGAACATGAGGTAATGCTTGGCTGCATTGGGAAAACGGGTGTGTTTGAATATAAAGGCCGGATCCATGAGGTGCAGTTCCGTGGGCTTCCCCACAGGCCCCTGTGGTGGATGCTGGTGATAGGTGTCCTCGGCAACCTTTGGGAGCTTCTCCTTGGCAGCATAATAAATGCTAATACCGTTGTTGGTGACCGAAATCTCCTCTGCCAGGAAGGCCTTGTTGTTGTGAGGATCCAGCCAGGAGGCGCAACCTGGGATCATGGCATTGTCATAAAGATCCTTCATGGCATCCAATGCCATGCGGGTCTCTTTGCTGTTGATGGCAGGAGAGCCATCCTTGTTCACGGTCTTGCCACCAAAGGCCCAGAGAAAGCCGTGGGCCCAGTTGTTCCCATCCCCCACGGCGTGGCCCAGGGCGAATCCTACGGGATGCCCCTTGGCCTTGAGTTTCTTACAGCAATCAATGAACTTCTCCATCTGCACCGGCATCACATCGTAGCCCACTTCATTGACCCAGCTCTTTCTATAGCAGATGGCCTGCCCTGGTCCACCCATGGGGATGTCTATCCACTTTCCTGTCTTGGGATTTACACCATACTTGACACAAACATCCTCCCACCCACCGTATTTTTTGCCCAGATAATCTGCCACATCCGTCACATCCAGGAGCTTATCGGGATACAGGAAGGGATCGTCATGCCAGCCCAGCACTATATCATGACCAGCACCCACCGAGGCTTCCATGGCCGCCTTAGGCCTCACATCCTCCCAGGAAAGGTACTCTGTGGTGACCTTGCAGCCCGTAAGCTGTTCCCATTTGGCGGTGTTTTTCTCCCACATCTCCTTGTCAGAGCCCACAAAGGGGCTCCATCTGAGCACCTTGAGCTCAGCCCCTTTTTCCACAGAGAGTTTGGGTGGGGAAACCTGAGCCATCACCTTTCCCGCAAGGGGGCCCAAAGCTCCGCCCAGAACCGCCGCACCGGCGACTCCAGCTCCTGTTGCCTTTATAAAGTCCCTTCTGGAGAGCTTTGCGTCATCTCTTTCCATGTTCTCGCCTCCTGGGTTTACGCGCCTCTCAAGGGGCGCCTGTTGCCTGGGAAATTCATTGCATTCCCTTGAGCCCTACCCTTCCTTTCCAAGATCTAGAGAACCTGGATCGCAGGGGTTCCCTCCCCCCCGGCCGTGGTGCAAGGATCACCTCCTTTCCAGCCAGACTCTGATGGTGAGTAAAAACAACATGCCTTAGTCCCCAGGCCCCTTGGCCGGGGAAAAATAGCCGGATCCGCAAACAACAGGAGCTGGAGGATCAGCGCTAAAGCCAACTTTTAGCTGGAACGCATCGAACATAAGTGAAAGCCCCTTGCTGTGTCAAGGGTATATGAAAGGTTTTTTTCTTGATTTGGGTTGTTAATTGCACTCATGCTGGTATACCATCCCCTCGTCCGGAGATTGCCTTGATCCTGGGCCATGGCAGCTTCACCTCAGGTTGAGGCTGCCAAGGCATTTTCACCAAAGCGAAAGGAGAACGGCCATGACTTGGAGAAGTCGCTCTATTCTTTCAAGGCCGGAGTGGTCCATGCACAGGGCCCTTTACAAGAGCATGGGGTACACAGACTACGATCTGGACAGGCCCCTCATAGGGGTGGCCAATTCCTGGAATCGGGTGGTTCCTGGCCATTACAACCTGAGGCTGGTCTCAGAATACGTGCAACAGGGGATACGCCAGGCAGGGGGCACACCCGTAGAATTCGGTGTCATAGGGGCCTGTGATGGCATAGCCCAGGGTCACCTGGGCATGCACTACATCTTGCCCACCAGGGACCTCATAGCCAATGACATAGAGATGATGGTACAGGCCCACAGGCTGGACGCTGTTGTCTTGTTGGGTTCTTGTGACAAGATAGTGCCTGGCATGCTCATGGCAGCAGCCAGGCTGGACCTTCCGGCCATATTGGTGGTGGGGGGCCCCATGGAAGGGGGATGCATGTTTGACAACAGAGCCTCTGATACCACATCTCTTACCGAAGGTCTGGGTATGCTCAAGGCCGGCAAGATAAGCCTTGAGACGTACCTGGAGCTGGAAGACTGTGCAGCCCCCACATGCGGCTCCTGTTCTTTCTTTGGAACAGCCAACAGCATGTGCTGTGTGGCCGAGGCCATGGGCATGTGCCTTCCCGGAAGCTCAACCATTCCGGCCACTAGGGCCCAGAGACTCAGAAGTGCTCAGGAGGCCGGAAGGCAGATCATGGAGCTTCTCCAACAGGGAATAACAGCCAGAAAGATCATAAACAGAAAAGGCATAGAGAATGCGGTAAGGCTCAGCTCCGCGGTGGGAGGGTCCACCAATGTGGCCCTTCATATTCCTGCCATTGCATATGAGGCGGAGCTGGATTTTGATATGGACACCTTTGATGAGCTTTGCCGCAGCACACCCCACCTGGCCCGAATCAACCCGGCTGCCCCTGCCAACACCCCTGACTTCCACGCTGCGGGGGGAGTCCCGGCGGTGATGAAGGAGATTTTGGGGCTGCTCAATGCAGATGCTCTAACGGTCACCGGAAAGAGCGTGGCCGAAAATGTGGCCAATGCCAGAATCCTGGACCCTCAGGTGATCAGACCCATTTCAGAGCCCTGGAGCAGCGAGGGAGGACTGGCGGTGCTGAGGGGGAATCTGGCTCCCCGCACGGCCATCACAAAACCGGCTGCCATTGCGCCACAGATGCATCGCTTCACAGGTACAGCGAGGTGCTTTGACTCAGAAGAAGAGGCCAATGCTGCCATACTTGAGGGGAAGGTACAGGAGGGCGTGGTGGTGGTCATAAGGTACGAGGGCCCCAAGGGCGGGCCCGGCATGAGAGAGATGTACACGGCCATGAAGCTGCTCTACGGCCGAGGGCTGGCCCTCAAGACAGCCTTGGTGACAGACGGCAGATTCTCAGGGACCAACAACGGCTGTTTTGTGGGGCATATTTCCCCAGAGGCTGCAGAAGGCGGTCCTTTGGCTCTGGTCAGGGATGGAGACTTGATAACCATCGACATTGCGGCACGAAGCCTGCATCTGCATGTAGAGGATGAAGAATTAGAAAAAAGGCGTTCCCAGTGGAAAAGGCCCAGAGCAAAGTTCACAAGCGGGTACCTGGCCCTTTATTCCAGGCTGGCGGAGTCAGCGGACAGGGGAGCCATCATAAGACATCGCTTCCAGGATGAATCCTAAGAAAAGGAGGCTTGGAGATGTTTCGACCCCAGGGCGTGTACGTGGCCATGATGACCCCTTTTGCAAAGGACGGTCATGTGCAAGAGGATACTCTCAGAAGTCTGGTGGATTTTTTGATCAGCAAGAAGGTTCACGGCCTCTTTCCAGTGAGTTCTGTGGGAGAAAGTGTGCACCTCACCCTGGAGGAGCGCCTGAGGGTCATGAAAATAGTGGTACAAGAAGCTGCCGGGAGAGTCCCTGTTACCCCGGGGGTGGGCACCTCCCGTCCTGCTCATTCCATAGAACTGGCAAGACAGGCTGCAGCTATGGGATGCACGGCGGTGGTGGTCGCCCCTCCATATTTTTATCGCATATCAGAGGGCATGCTGGAGAGCTATTTCCTAGAAATCGCTCAAAACAGCCCTGTTCCTGTGATCCTGTACAACATCCCGCTCTTCACCCAACCCATAAGCCCTCAGATAGTTGGCCGTCTATCCCTGTTGGAAAATGTGGTGGGCCTCAAGGAAAGCAGCGGGAGCATGGTGGATCTGGTTCACTTCATGGACGAGGTCAGGCAGCAAGGAGGGGAGATCTCATTTCTTTCAGGCCGTGAGGATATATTCTTCCCTTCCCTGGCCGTGGGAGCCAGCGGCTGTATGACCGCCACTGCATGTGTGCTTCCAGAGGCCATGGTGGCCATTTACCAGGCGTGGGACAAAGGTGACTGGGCCCTGGCAAGAAGCCTTCAAATGCAGCTGGTCTCATTTATCAGGGCCTGCTTCTCGGTGCCCTTTCCCAGTGGCTTCAAACTGGCCATGGAGTGTAGGGGGTTTCCCATGGGGCCACCCCTACAACCCCTCTCCAGCCAGGAGGCTGCCCAGCTGGAAGTTGCCAGGGCCCGCATTGGCCAACTCATAGAGGCCGTCTTGCAGAAGCTCAAGGGCCCTGACTCCTGAGGGAGAAGCGCTCTGCATATGGAATCAGCCATTTCTGGCAAGGAATGGAGAGTCAGGCAGAACCTGGCATCAAGACTGAGCAGCCCTGAAAGCCTCCATGTAAGCAAAAAGTGCTGGGGAGCCCCCTGTGTGCACGAAAAGCACGTTTTCCTTCTTGGAGAAAAAACCTTTCCGCACCAGATCCACAAGCCCAGCCATGGCCTTGCCCGTGTACACAGGATCCAGCAGTATTCCCTCGGTGCGAGCCACCAGCTCAACGGCCTCCACCATCTCTTTTGTGGGAATGGAGTAACCTGCACCCACATACTCCCCGAAACAGAGCACCTCTTGCCTGGGGATCTCTCCACGACATCCAGCCAGCAGAGCCGTCTCCTTGGCCAACTCCCAGACGATCTCCTCCTGCACCTGCTTGGGCCTGCTCACGTTTATGCCCACCACCGGGATCCCGCTTTGGTTGCCCCAAAACCCCACCAGGAGCCCTGCCTGGGTACCGGCGCTGCCGCTGGCGCAGACCACCCTGTCTATCTTGAGCCCTTCCTGAAAGGCCTGAGCCAGGATTTCCTCGGCGCATGCCACATAGCCCAGGGCACCCAGCCCATTGGAAGCACCCCCTGGAATGATGTAGGGTTTCAGCCCCTTGCCCCGAAGTTCCATGCAAGTGGACTCCATCTCGGCCTTCATGTCAGAGCCCCCTGGCACGACCCGGATGGAGTCCGCCCCCAGGAGTTGGTACAGGAAGTGGTTGCCGCTTCCCTGAGGCTTGAAGCTGCCAGGGACCCTCTCCTCCAAGACCAGGTGGCATTGAAGCCCTTCTTTTCTGGCCGCAGCCAGGGTCAGCCTGCAGTGGTTGGACTGCACCGCACCGCAGGTGACCAGGGTGTCGGCGCCTTTTTCCAGGGCATCTGCCACCACGAACTCCAGCTTGCGAACCTTGTTGCCCCCTGCAGCCAATAGCCCCAGCATATCATCTCTCTTGAAGTATATGGTGCTGCCCCCCAGGGCCTCTGTGAGCCTCTCCAGCCTTTGGATGGGCGTCCAGCCCAGCGTGTACCTCCTTCTTGGAAACCTAGCCAGATTCATCCCTTCCTCCTATGCCAAACATCTCCTATGTTGAACCCGCCTTTAAATGGAAGCTCTTTTCACAAAGGCTCCAGGCCGGCCTCACGTATGGCGGCCCTGGCCAGTGCCACCAGTGGATCCACCAATGGAACCGGCAGCTCCCCTGGCTCCAAAACCAGCGGGAGTTCCGTGCAACCAGCCACTATGAGCTGGGCCCCTCGCCTGGCCAATTCCAAGGCCGCCTCCCTGGCCAAGACCTTGCCTTCCTTTCTTTTTTCTAAGGCCTGAGATTCCTTGACCGAATATATTGCATACATGATCTGCTCCTGGCTGCGGTCATCCGGCACCAGAGTCCTGAGCCCCGCCTGTTCCAGCCTGGCTTGGAACAGGCCTCCTCGAATGGTGCCCGTTGTTGCCATGAGCCCCACAATGCAAGCCCCGGCAAAGGAACTTTTTATCTCTGCCACCGTGGCATCCAAGATGGACACAATGGGAAGAGGACTGCGGGAAACCAGTTCTCCCAGAAAGAAGTGGGCCGACACGCAAGGAATCACTATGAAGTCAGCTCCGGCTCTCTTGAGGGCCTCGGCACTCTTTAGAAGGAGGGGCACCGGGGATTCCCCTCCATGCACAATGGCGCTGGTGCGATCCGGCACCTTGGGGTTGGAATCGATGATGACCCTCAGATGCTCCTGGTCTGTTTTGGCAGGGGTGAGTCTGATGAGCTTTGCATAGAAATCCAGCGTGGCCTCTGGCCCCATGCCTCCCAGAACACCTATGGTCTTTTCTGCCATGGATGTGGATCTTCTCCTCTTCTTGCCTGTGCGGCTACTCGCTACTATTTCAATATCTGGCTCAAGAATTCCTTGGTTCTCTGATGCTTGGGGTTCCTGAAGAATTCCTCTCCTGTACCCCTTTCCACTATCCTACCTGCATCCATGAAGATGATCTCGTCGGCCACCTCCCTGGCAAAGCCCATTTCGTGGGTGACCACCAGCATGGTCATTCCCTCCTTGGCCAGATCCATCATGACCTCCAGGACCTCCTGGATCATCTCTGGGTCCAAGGCAGAGGTGGGCTCGTCGAACATCATGTACTCTGGCTCCATGGCCAGGGCCCTGGCTATGGCCACCCTCTGTTGCTGTCCTCCCGAGAGATTGGCCGGGTACTCATGGGCCTTCTCTGGTATACCAACCCTTCTCAACAACTCCATGGCCTTTTCCTCGGCCTGTTTCCTGGGAATGTGCTTTACTTTCATGGGAGCCAAGGTGATGTTCTTGAGAACGTTCATGTGAGGATACAGCTCGAAACGCTGAAAAACCATCCCGATTTTCTGCCTCAGTTTATACAGGTTGGTTTTGGGATCCCCCACAGAGATCCCGTCCACTATGACTTCCCCCTGTTGGAAGGGCTCCAGTCCGTTTATGCAACGCAGAAGGGTGCTTTTGCCTGAGCCGCTGGGACCGCAAATCACCACTGTCTGGCCCCGCTGGATGGTCTCGTTTATATCCGTCAAGACCTGCAGTTTTCCATAACGCTTGCTTAAGTTCTTAATTTCTATCATAGGAGGTTTGCCCTTCTTCCCTTCTCTTCGTAATAACGACTTATCCTGGATCCCACAAAACAGACAGCGAAGAACATCACTGCCACAAAACTGTAAAGCTCTATGGATCGAACCTCCATACTGTCCACTATGGTGGTGCGCCTTACCATCTCCTGCAACCCTATCACATATGCCAGGCTTGTGTCCTGAAAGGTTATTATGCTTTGGGTTATCATGCTGGGGAGCATCCTCCTGAAGGCTATGGGCACCAGGATGTATCTTGCGGTCTGCCAATAGGTAAGGCCCGTGGAATAGGCCGCACTGACCAGATCCCGGCTTATGGACTGGAATCCGGCCCTGAAGATCTCCCCGAAATATGTGGCCTCGAACACAATGAAGGAAACCGCTGCCGAGACAAAGGGGTGCAGCGTCTTGCCCACCAAGATGGGCATGACGAAATAAAACCAGAAGATGACCAAGATCAAGGGGATGTTGCGAAGCACATTCACATAGAGGGTGACAGGTCTGTACACCCATGGCTTTCTTGAGATCCTTCCCAGGCCCACCAGTATGCCCAGAAAGATTCCTCCCACCAAAGCGCACGCGGCAAGTTGCAGGTTGGTGAGAAAACCCGCCAATAGAAACGGAAGATTGCGCTGGACTGCCTCGAACATCCCTATCTGCTCACAAGACCTGGAATGCGAAATCTGTTCTCTATGAATCCCATGAGCTTAACCACGGCAAATCCCAGCACCAGATAAACCGCCATGGCTCCGGTGGTGGCCTCTAGCCCGTGGAAGGTCTCGTTGTCTATCTTGTAACTGACAAAGGTGGTCTCGGCCACCCCTATGGTCATGGCTACCGAAGAATTCTTGAAGATGGTGAGGAACTCGGTGGTCAGAGGAGGGATTATGACCCTCAGGGCATAAGGTATTATGACGTATCTGTACATTTGAAGATGGGTCATACCTGTGGAAAGCACGGCCTGGTACTGGCCCTGGCCGATGGAGGCGAAACCAGCTCTCACATGCTCGGCCACCCGAGAGGCTGTGTAAAGTCCCAGGCCTATGACTGCCACATAGTAATTGAGCCCCGAAATGGCATTGATCTTAAACTGGATTTCCCTACCAAATAGCATGGGGCCAGCATAGAACCAGAAAAACAACTGTACCAGAAAAGGCACGTTGCGAAACACTTCCACATAGAGGGTCCCCAAGAATCTGAGCCAAGGCCATGGAGACACCCTAATTGTACCAAGGAAGATTCCCAGTACCAGGGCTATGATCCAGGCCAAAAAACCAAGCTGCAAAGTAAGCCATATCCCCCCGAGGAGCCACTCCCCATAAGGCTGTCTCCAAAGTACACTCCAGTCAAACTTGTAAGCCAGCATTACCTTTACCCTTGTTTTTCTCCCCTGATCAGCCAAATCCTTTGACGCGCCCAGCCCGCACCATTGCCATAGTCACAGTAGTGCGGGCTGGGCAAAGCATTCCCAAAGGCTCGCTGGAGAAGCCACCCCCAAAAACCATCCAGCTCTCATTATCCAAGAGAAGGTTCAGAAGCCAAAGGATCCAACAGCCTCTACCCCCCAAAAAATCGGCCCATGATTAGGCCATGCTCATTTCTTCTTCCACCAATCTTCGCCCATGGGGTACACGATGAGCTGCAGGTAATCCTTGTACGCCTGGGACATGGGGATGGGAGTATGCCCTTTGGGGCCCATCCACTTCTCGTATATCTCGTAAAACTTGCCGGTCTTTATGGACCATAGGATGGTGTTATTCACAAAATCTCTGAAGTCAGAGTTGTTCTCCCTCATCATGTAACCGTAAGGTTCATAGGCTATTGCGAAATCCGTTGTACGCCAGTTCTCTGGCTTCTCGTCCTTGGAAGCCAAACCCATGAGAAGGCTTCTGTCAGTGGCATAGGCATCTATCTTGCCTGTCTTGAGGGCCAGGAAGCCCTGGGCATGTCCTTCCACGGTCACTATTTCCTTGGGTTTTATCTTACCTGCCTTGGCCATGTCCTCCATGGCCTTCAGGTTTGTGGTGCCCTGGGCGCCCCCCAACCTCTTGCCGTCCAGATCACTCAAGACCTTTATGGGGCTGTCTTTGGGCACCAGGAAGGCAGTTTCAGAGAAGAAGAAGATGAGGCTGAAGTCCACCACATCCTCCCTTTCCTGGGTATAGGTGGTGGAGCCCATCTCCACGTCTATGGTCCCGTTTACCAGCATGGGGATGCGGGTCTTGGTGGTGATGGTCACAGGTTCTATCTCTATCTTCTTCCCAAAACGTTTGGAGAGGTTCTCCACCAACAGTTGCGCCATGTCCACGGAGAACCCTACGTGTTTGCCCACCTTGGGGTCTATGAAGGCAAAGGGTATGGAATCCTCCCTAAACCCGATTCGTATCTTGCCGGTCTTCTCTATCTTGTCCATGGTTTCTCCGGCCCATGTCCAAGCACCCATGAAAAGGATCCAGCCCAAAATCAAGACTCCCATAGCCCATTTCCAGCGTTTCATCTCACACCTCCTAGATGGGAT
This region includes:
- the ilvD gene encoding dihydroxy-acid dehydratase: MTWRSRSILSRPEWSMHRALYKSMGYTDYDLDRPLIGVANSWNRVVPGHYNLRLVSEYVQQGIRQAGGTPVEFGVIGACDGIAQGHLGMHYILPTRDLIANDIEMMVQAHRLDAVVLLGSCDKIVPGMLMAAARLDLPAILVVGGPMEGGCMFDNRASDTTSLTEGLGMLKAGKISLETYLELEDCAAPTCGSCSFFGTANSMCCVAEAMGMCLPGSSTIPATRAQRLRSAQEAGRQIMELLQQGITARKIINRKGIENAVRLSSAVGGSTNVALHIPAIAYEAELDFDMDTFDELCRSTPHLARINPAAPANTPDFHAAGGVPAVMKEILGLLNADALTVTGKSVAENVANARILDPQVIRPISEPWSSEGGLAVLRGNLAPRTAITKPAAIAPQMHRFTGTARCFDSEEEANAAILEGKVQEGVVVVIRYEGPKGGPGMREMYTAMKLLYGRGLALKTALVTDGRFSGTNNGCFVGHISPEAAEGGPLALVRDGDLITIDIAARSLHLHVEDEELEKRRSQWKRPRAKFTSGYLALYSRLAESADRGAIIRHRFQDES
- a CDS encoding carbohydrate ABC transporter permease; amino-acid sequence: MVGERARSKALKFYIPLALYLFFLLFPFYWMVNTVFKSDKEMYNLELNPFYIHSPTLDNIVHLFTKTIFLKWMANTFFVAILSTLIALGASLLAAYAIQRLRFRTSQPTGVGIFLSYLIPQTILFIPLAHVIFQLKLWDSLWSLVLTYPTFLIPFCTWLLMGYFKSIPKEMEECAMIDGASRVRIFRTIILPLCLPGILSAAIFCFTLSWNEYIYALAFISETSSKTVPIGLVTELVRGDVYHWGPLMAGALCASVPVALVYSFFVEHYVAGMTGALKE
- a CDS encoding sugar ABC transporter permease — encoded protein: MIHSGIRGKLSRALENPNVLGFLFVAPAELILLIFLAYPFILGLWLGFTDTVVGREGSFVGLENYQELLDDPAFWLTVFNTFLYTVVAVLLKAILGIGLAVVLNRDFKAKGLVRAIVLLPWIVPTALSAICFWWLYDSTFSGISWVLMRLGLIENMINFLGDPWNARFSLIAANVWRGIPFFTIGLLAGLQTISPELYEAADLDGASSWAKFRKITLPLITPLLAVVTAFSTIWTFADFQLIWIITKGGPAGATHVFGTLSFQRAMAGGHFGEGAAISNFMLPILVVCVLISFKYLRRED
- a CDS encoding ABC transporter substrate-binding protein, whose translation is MERDDAKLSRRDFIKATGAGVAGAAVLGGALGPLAGKVMAQVSPPKLSVEKGAELKVLRWSPFVGSDKEMWEKNTAKWEQLTGCKVTTEYLSWEDVRPKAAMEASVGAGHDIVLGWHDDPFLYPDKLLDVTDVADYLGKKYGGWEDVCVKYGVNPKTGKWIDIPMGGPGQAICYRKSWVNEVGYDVMPVQMEKFIDCCKKLKAKGHPVGFALGHAVGDGNNWAHGFLWAFGGKTVNKDGSPAINSKETRMALDAMKDLYDNAMIPGCASWLDPHNNKAFLAEEISVTNNGISIYYAAKEKLPKVAEDTYHQHPPQGPVGKPTELHLMDPAFIFKHTRFPNAAKHYLMFMLEAEQCGPWINAMRGYVTPSLKAYRDLPVWTEDPKHTVYRDCMKNMLWNGYEGPIGPASAAVMAEYVVVDLFANYCARGMSADKAIDIAEKAIVKAYKVKTKKKG
- a CDS encoding dihydrodipicolinate synthase family protein, with the translated sequence MFRPQGVYVAMMTPFAKDGHVQEDTLRSLVDFLISKKVHGLFPVSSVGESVHLTLEERLRVMKIVVQEAAGRVPVTPGVGTSRPAHSIELARQAAAMGCTAVVVAPPYFYRISEGMLESYFLEIAQNSPVPVILYNIPLFTQPISPQIVGRLSLLENVVGLKESSGSMVDLVHFMDEVRQQGGEISFLSGREDIFFPSLAVGASGCMTATACVLPEAMVAIYQAWDKGDWALARSLQMQLVSFIRACFSVPFPSGFKLAMECRGFPMGPPLQPLSSQEAAQLEVARARIGQLIEAVLQKLKGPDS
- the ugpC gene encoding sn-glycerol-3-phosphate ABC transporter ATP-binding protein UgpC encodes the protein MAEVRLESVCKKFEDVVAVKDFDLFIQDKEFVVLVGPSGCGKTTTLRMIAGLEEITSGRIFIGERLVNRVPARDRNIAMVFQNYALYPHMSVYENMAFGLEMRKTPKEEIRRRVQEAAEILGIGELLHRKPKQLSGGQRQRVALGRAIVRKPQVFLFDEPLSNLDAKLRVQTRLELKKLHSRLSTTAVYVTHDQVEAMTMGDRIVVMKDGLIQQVGTPLELYNFPANTFVAGFLGSPSMNFFQAAVKRQGDSVCLCKGSVRIDLPQNKLAALDGYREDEIIVGIRPEDLRPVQEHVAGRTIRSVVEVVEPIGNETYVDVDAEGVSLIAGVGRNVQVRPGEALVLMPSLERLHLFHIRSEKALA